One Desulforhopalus sp. DNA segment encodes these proteins:
- a CDS encoding methylenetetrahydrofolate reductase, which yields MKSGSNLEKVLAAGHFSVTAECGPPRGADPEVVRKKASFVKGNVDACNVTDNQTSVVRMSSLAGCLLIKDEGIEPLIQMVVRDRNRIALQSDLLGASALGVRNILCLSGDHQKFGDDPQAKNVFDIDSMQLIHLVKFMRDEGTFPSGKPLEGAPKFFIGCAVNPFADPFEIRVPRLKLKVSAGADFVQTQCIYNMKKFKEYMELAKKEGLHEKVKILAGVTPLKSAGMAKFMRKMVAGMDIPEEVISRIAAEPKEKQAAKGIEMCIEQIQELKEVEGVAGIHVMAIEWEEKLAEIIGGAGLLPRPVIE from the coding sequence ATGAAATCGGGAAGCAATCTGGAAAAGGTACTCGCGGCCGGGCATTTTTCAGTAACCGCGGAATGCGGCCCTCCCCGGGGAGCCGACCCTGAAGTCGTTCGAAAGAAGGCGTCTTTTGTCAAAGGCAACGTCGATGCCTGCAACGTTACCGACAACCAGACCTCGGTTGTACGGATGAGTTCTCTCGCCGGATGCTTGCTGATCAAGGATGAGGGGATAGAACCATTGATTCAGATGGTGGTTCGCGACCGGAACCGGATTGCTCTGCAGTCCGATTTGCTTGGGGCATCGGCCCTTGGTGTGCGCAATATCCTCTGTCTTTCTGGTGACCATCAAAAATTCGGTGATGACCCCCAGGCAAAAAATGTTTTTGATATCGATTCAATGCAGCTTATTCATCTGGTCAAATTTATGCGCGATGAAGGGACCTTCCCCTCCGGCAAACCCCTTGAGGGGGCGCCGAAGTTTTTTATCGGCTGCGCCGTCAATCCCTTTGCCGATCCCTTTGAGATCAGGGTGCCGCGCTTGAAACTGAAGGTTTCCGCCGGTGCTGATTTCGTCCAGACCCAGTGCATTTATAACATGAAGAAATTCAAAGAATATATGGAGCTTGCCAAAAAAGAGGGGCTTCATGAGAAAGTCAAAATCCTCGCCGGGGTGACACCCCTTAAATCGGCGGGAATGGCTAAATTTATGCGCAAGATGGTTGCCGGAATGGATATTCCGGAAGAGGTGATCAGCCGTATTGCCGCTGAACCGAAAGAGAAGCAGGCGGCAAAGGGCATCGAGATGTGTATCGAGCAAATTCAGGAGTTAAAAGAGGTGGAAGGAGTCGCCGGGATTCATGTCATGGCAATTGAATGGGAGGAGAAGCTTGCGGAGATCATCGGCGGTGCTGGGTTGCTTCCTCGGCCAGTGATCGAATGA
- a CDS encoding response regulator, producing MAEKKKILLVDDDPDFVEAVRVIVESGGYQVRVAYDGQEGLDAVAEEKPDLIVLDVMMPVMNGHAACARLKADKATASIPIILLTAVADRVTTSTYTHRDMLESEAEDYMPKPVEPTELLALIKSWLK from the coding sequence ATGGCTGAGAAAAAGAAAATTCTGCTGGTAGATGATGATCCAGATTTTGTTGAAGCAGTGCGCGTTATCGTGGAGAGCGGCGGATATCAAGTGCGGGTGGCCTATGACGGTCAGGAAGGTCTTGATGCAGTCGCCGAGGAAAAACCGGATCTGATCGTCCTTGACGTGATGATGCCGGTAATGAATGGCCATGCGGCTTGCGCCCGTCTGAAAGCCGATAAAGCCACGGCTTCTATCCCGATCATCCTCCTTACCGCCGTGGCAGATCGAGTCACCACGAGTACCTATACCCATCGGGATATGCTGGAAAGCGAAGCGGAAGATTATATGCCGAAGCCGGTAGAGCCGACAGAGTTGCTGGCGCTGATTAAAAGCTGGTTGAAATAA
- a CDS encoding methylenetetrahydrofolate reductase C-terminal domain-containing protein: protein MITGTPKPIEEIMEMIEPYDNIIVAGCHGCVTVCRVGGEKEVQVLASTLRLARETAGKAISIREVSLERQCDPEYVEQMRPYVSDYQAVLSIACGAGIQFLAEKFTTTPLLPGINTGFLGVTERQGEWSERCQGCGDCVLHLTGGICPVTRCAKSLFHGPCGGSAQGICEVDKSVKCGWQLIIDRLKALNQMENYGKFKPFKGWSSARDGGPRRIIREDMI from the coding sequence ATGATAACTGGTACACCAAAACCTATCGAAGAGATCATGGAGATGATCGAACCATACGACAACATCATCGTGGCCGGTTGTCATGGTTGTGTCACCGTCTGCAGGGTAGGCGGCGAGAAGGAGGTGCAGGTTCTGGCATCGACGCTGCGGCTGGCCCGGGAGACGGCGGGTAAGGCAATTAGCATTAGGGAGGTAAGCCTTGAAAGGCAATGCGATCCCGAATATGTCGAGCAAATGCGCCCGTATGTCAGTGATTACCAGGCGGTGTTGTCTATCGCCTGCGGTGCCGGGATTCAGTTTCTGGCCGAAAAGTTTACGACCACACCACTTCTGCCCGGTATCAATACCGGTTTTCTCGGGGTGACCGAGCGTCAGGGCGAATGGTCTGAGAGGTGTCAAGGTTGCGGCGATTGTGTCCTGCACTTGACCGGCGGCATCTGTCCTGTCACCCGCTGCGCCAAATCGCTTTTCCACGGACCATGCGGTGGTTCGGCGCAGGGAATTTGCGAGGTCGATAAATCAGTGAAATGCGGCTGGCAGCTGATAATCGATCGTTTGAAGGCCCTTAATCAGATGGAAAATTACGGGAAATTCAAACCGTTCAAGGGATGGTCGAGCGCACGCGATGGCGGGCCGCGCCGCATTATCAGGGAGGATATGATATAA